The following are encoded in a window of Artemia franciscana unplaced genomic scaffold, ASM3288406v1 PGA_scaffold_218, whole genome shotgun sequence genomic DNA:
- the LOC136041419 gene encoding E3 SUMO-protein ligase PIAS3-like isoform X2 produces the protein MSEKQLIDIIKEYRISELTTLLTFAGKPKVGRKQELMARAIALAKMNNPLISKKIISIGEEQHGKNFNPDTGFVSFKESTSSTPLHPDVRLKKNPFYDVLAEIVKPSSLIPEREGEMSVNQSVFHLTPFQSSEVSTKYPDVQIQLRFALLEVTSEQDDYFPSRVTVFVNDIFAQLPNPIPTNKPGVEPKRPPRPVDITQYCKLTSTASNAFKVSWLQDYGRSFVFSIYLVRKLTSQDLLGRLQKKGIRPMEFTKGMIKNKLKEDEDSEIAMTSLRVSVNCPLGKLRIRYPCRSSACTHLQCFDASLFLQMNEKKSTWMCPVCDKKIHYNDLAIDGYFVEVLKSPVLPSDCTEIEMSIDGSWEPKHAKGKEFSKNPAAKRTLEVSEIDDPSNGISFTSFLPKKAKVVLDILSFRSYRERIFKNFSNKTD, from the exons ATGTCTGAGAAACAACTTATTGATATCATCAAGGAATATAGAATATCTGAACTGACTACACTGCTTACATTTGCTGGGAAGCCAAAGGTTGGACGCAAGCAAGAATTAATGGCTAGGGCTATTGCTTTGGCAAAGATGAATAACCCATTAATAAGCAAAAAGATAATAAGCATTGGTGAAGAGCAACATGGAAAAAACTTTAATCCAGACACtggttttgttagttttaaagAATCTACCTCTTCAACTCCCCTTCATCCTGATGTTAGACTAAAGAAAAACCCTTTTTATGATGTACTTGCAGAAATAGTGAAGCCAAGTAGTTTGATTCCTGAACGGGAAGGGGAAATGAGTGTTAACCAGTCTGTGTTTCATCTTACTCCATTTCAGTCATCTGAAGTATCTACAAAGTACCCTGATGTACAAATACAATTGCGATTTGCTTTGCTTGAGGTAACCAGTGAACAAGATGACTATTTTCCATCACGTGTCACTGTCTTTGTTAATGACATTTTTGCTCAGTTGCCTAATCCAATACCTACAAACAAGCCTGGAGTTGAGCCCAAAAGACCCCCACGACCAGTTGATATAACACAATATTGTAAACTCACTTCAACTGCTTCTAATGCTTTCAAGGTCTCTTGGCTTCAGGATTATGGAAGATCTTTTGTCTTTAGCATCTATTTGGTCAGAAAACTAACATCTCAAGACTTGTTAGGAAGGCTGCAAAAGAAAGGAATAAGACCTATGGAGTTTACCAAAGGCAtgatcaaaaacaaattaaag GAGGATGAAGATTCAGAAATTGCCATGACCTCTCTTCGTGTCTCTGTTAACTGTCCCCTTGGTAAGCTTAGAATTAGGTATCCATGCAGGTCTTCAGCGTGTACTCATCTTCAATGTTTTGATGCCTCATTATTTCTACAAATGAATGAAAAGAAGTCCACTTGGATGTGTCCAGTGTGTGATAAGAAAATCCACTATAATGACTTGGCAATTGATGGGTATTTTGTGGAAGTCTTGAAGTCTCCAGTGTTGCCCAGTGACTGTACCGAAATCGAGATGAGTATTGATGGCTCTTGGGAGCCTAAACATGCTAAAG GtaaggaattttcaaaaaatcctGCAGCAAAACGCACTTTGGAAGTTTCGGAAATTGATGACCCCTCCAACGGTATTTCCTTCACCTCTTTCCTTCCTAAAAAGGCCAAAGTTGTTTTAGACATTTTATCTTTTCGATCTTACAGggaaagaattttcaaaaacttcagCAACAAAACGGACTGA
- the LOC136041419 gene encoding E3 SUMO-protein ligase PIAS1-like isoform X1, protein MSEKQLIDIIKEYRISELTTLLTFAGKPKVGRKQELMARAIALAKMNNPLISKKIISIGEEQHGKNFNPDTGFVSFKESTSSTPLHPDVRLKKNPFYDVLAEIVKPSSLIPEREGEMSVNQSVFHLTPFQSSEVSTKYPDVQIQLRFALLEVTSEQDDYFPSRVTVFVNDIFAQLPNPIPTNKPGVEPKRPPRPVDITQYCKLTSTASNAFKVSWLQDYGRSFVFSIYLVRKLTSQDLLGRLQKKGIRPMEFTKGMIKNKLKEDEDSEIAMTSLRVSVNCPLGKLRIRYPCRSSACTHLQCFDASLFLQMNEKKSTWMCPVCDKKIHYNDLAIDGYFVEVLKSPVLPSDCTEIEMSIDGSWEPKHAKGKEFSKTSATKRTEEVLDIDEANGISSASFRAKKAKVVIDVISIDDSDSDGAGGEYSRLEEKELTNQCPSSPSLSVISVSSSGVTAPTRSSPEVIDLD, encoded by the exons ATGTCTGAGAAACAACTTATTGATATCATCAAGGAATATAGAATATCTGAACTGACTACACTGCTTACATTTGCTGGGAAGCCAAAGGTTGGACGCAAGCAAGAATTAATGGCTAGGGCTATTGCTTTGGCAAAGATGAATAACCCATTAATAAGCAAAAAGATAATAAGCATTGGTGAAGAGCAACATGGAAAAAACTTTAATCCAGACACtggttttgttagttttaaagAATCTACCTCTTCAACTCCCCTTCATCCTGATGTTAGACTAAAGAAAAACCCTTTTTATGATGTACTTGCAGAAATAGTGAAGCCAAGTAGTTTGATTCCTGAACGGGAAGGGGAAATGAGTGTTAACCAGTCTGTGTTTCATCTTACTCCATTTCAGTCATCTGAAGTATCTACAAAGTACCCTGATGTACAAATACAATTGCGATTTGCTTTGCTTGAGGTAACCAGTGAACAAGATGACTATTTTCCATCACGTGTCACTGTCTTTGTTAATGACATTTTTGCTCAGTTGCCTAATCCAATACCTACAAACAAGCCTGGAGTTGAGCCCAAAAGACCCCCACGACCAGTTGATATAACACAATATTGTAAACTCACTTCAACTGCTTCTAATGCTTTCAAGGTCTCTTGGCTTCAGGATTATGGAAGATCTTTTGTCTTTAGCATCTATTTGGTCAGAAAACTAACATCTCAAGACTTGTTAGGAAGGCTGCAAAAGAAAGGAATAAGACCTATGGAGTTTACCAAAGGCAtgatcaaaaacaaattaaag GAGGATGAAGATTCAGAAATTGCCATGACCTCTCTTCGTGTCTCTGTTAACTGTCCCCTTGGTAAGCTTAGAATTAGGTATCCATGCAGGTCTTCAGCGTGTACTCATCTTCAATGTTTTGATGCCTCATTATTTCTACAAATGAATGAAAAGAAGTCCACTTGGATGTGTCCAGTGTGTGATAAGAAAATCCACTATAATGACTTGGCAATTGATGGGTATTTTGTGGAAGTCTTGAAGTCTCCAGTGTTGCCCAGTGACTGTACCGAAATCGAGATGAGTATTGATGGCTCTTGGGAGCCTAAACATGCTAAAG ggaaagaattttcaaaaacttcagCAACAAAACGGACTGAGGAAGTTTTGGATATAGACGAAGCAAATGGCATCTCCTCTGCCTCTTTCCGTGCCAAAAAGGCCAAGGTTGTTATAGACGTTATATCTATTGATGATTCTGATAGTGACGGTGCTGGTGGTGAATATTCACGTCTTGAAGAAAAGGAGCTTACAAATCAGTGTCCGAGTAGCCCGTCCTTGAGTGTTATTTCGGTTTCATCTTCGGGTGTAACAGCTCCTACTCGATCTTCTCCTGAAGTAATAGATCTTGATTAA